In a genomic window of Salmo trutta chromosome 32, fSalTru1.1, whole genome shotgun sequence:
- the LOC115170568 gene encoding growth arrest and DNA damage-inducible proteins-interacting protein 1, with translation MATSMLCRRTAIFSWAIQRVSPLKSYNLASSHCGLLHQIANYNPKPLKLNLKDPYIPDRESEKTPEWQKTAKYDRKLFGRYGSSSGIDPAKLWPSHAQLEEMIAEEREWNPPLQVMLKNVEAKTKEDNAKRLAREKLVAANMAKMPKMVADWRKEKQEAKQKLKDEKARRERLLAEARERFGYAMDPRSPKFLEMVSEIEKEEKKKRKLMKRRLKEELSHAPPAASSAESSS, from the exons ATGGCGACCTCTATGCTATGCAGGAGGACAGCAATATTTAGCTGGGCTATTCAGAGGGTTTCACCCTTAAAATCGTATAATCTTGCCAGCTCACACTGCGGGCTTCTACATCAGATAGCAAATTATAACCCTAAACCACTGAAATTAAATTTGAAAGATCCATACATACCAGATAGGGAAAGCGAGAAAACTCCGGAATGGCAGAAGACAGCGAAGTATGACCGCAAGCTATTCGGGCGGTATGGCTCTTCGTCGGGAATCGACCCTGCAAAGCTGTGGCCCAGCCATGCCCAGCTCGAGGAGATGATAGCAGAGGAGAGGGAATGGAATCCTCCGCTCCAGGTGATGCTGAAGAACGTCGAGGCGAAAACGAAGGAAGACAATGCGAAACGTCTCGCGAG AGAGAAACTGGTTGCAGCCAATATGGCCAAGATGCCTAAGATGGTGGCTGACTGGAGGAAGGAAAAACAGGAGGCGAAACAGAAGTTGAAAGATGAGAAGGCCCGTCGTGAAAGGCTGCTAGCCGAGGCCAGAGAACGCTTTGGCTACGCTATGGACCCTCGAAGCCCCAAGTTCCTGGAGATGGTCAGTGAAAtcgagaaggaggagaagaagaaaaggAAGTTGATGAAACGTAGACTAAAAGAAGAACTGAGCCACGCCCCTCCTGCTGCTTCCTCGGCTGAATCCTCGTCATAA